The segment TTAACAGAAGACATTTTTGAATTTGACGCTTCATCTCCGAACGAGATTTCAAAATACTATAAAGGTCGATACGAACGTGAAAGAAAGGAGTACGGAGGTACTCACAAGCAACAAAATGTTTCGTTATCCCCCTTTACAAGTGTTAACACGTGCAGTCTTTATATTGGAATGAGAAATGATATCTAATAAGGCAAATTCACTCGGACAGACAAAAGCGTCGCTTCGCGCCGCTTCTTGGCCAGCCCCTGATGCAACACGTTAGACCCTCCGGTGTCCTGAGGGCCTGTGAAGAAGAAACTCGATGCATACCGAAGTAGGTTGACACCCGGTCAGATCGCGGACGGGATGAATGCTGCCGCAAGAAATGCGCGTCGTCTATCGGAAGACGCGGAGTCGCTTGTCAGCATTGGGCGTTTCCCAACAGCTGCGTCTGTTGCCGCGCTCTCTATTGAGGAAGCCGGAAAAGTCTCAATACTTAGGGAACTTGCTCTTGCGCGAACCGATGCGGATGCTTTGGAGGTTTGGAAGCGATACCGGTCTCACACTTCTAAGAACATCGCCTGGCTGCTACCGCAGCTTGCCGCCGCAGGCGCGCGAAGGCTGGATGACTTGAGGCCTCTGTTCGACGAGACGTCCGATCATCCGTTCGTCCTCGACAACCTCAAGCAGTTGGGCTTCTATACGGATTGCCTCGGTAACGCCCACTGGGCACTGCCGTGGGAAGTCATTGATGAAGGACTCGCGCGGATGCTCGTTCAGATCGCAAAGGCGTTAGCGGGGAAGGACCAGCACACCGCGCGCGAAATTGCACTCTGGATGGAACACATTGGTCCAGTCTGGAAGAAAGACCCCGCATGGATGAAGCAGGCGCTTGTGAATTGGTATGGCGCAATGCAGGCTGAGGGGCTCGCTACCGACGGCCCGAACGCGATGGAGCAGTTTATCCGCTATGGTGTACAGGAAAAAGGGGTCTAACTTCGGCATCCAGCGGACGCCCAACAGCGGCGCTGTGCTTGCTGTTGGGCGCCGTTGATGCCGGGCGTTAGGTTTCACGGATGCCAACCGTCACCGCCCAGTTCTTGCGAGATCTCGTGAGCGAAGGCATTGCCGCGTCGATCTCAATGCATCGCGCATCTCGCGAGGCAAACGCCGACGACTACGTACGGCCGGAAGACGAGGAGCCGACTGATGACGAGATTGACGACTTTCTTTTTAGCAATCCGTTGCTGGACGGTGAAACTGTCTCCCACCTAACCGACCCTGGACTGTTGGGCTTCTTCGCTAGTACCGCCGTCGCCTCTGATGATTGGTTGTTCGAATTCCGCGAGCACATCGCTTCCTGGGCCGACACTCAAGAATGGCAAGCCGCCGACCTCGTCTTCTATCACGCCATCGACCACGTTAACCCGCCAACACCAGACCGGGAGGTCTGGACACCCAATAGTGCGCTTGTGCCTGCGGCAGTCTTTCTCGCCAACTCGCCAAGCCACCTTCTGCTTGCAGACAAGCTTCTACGCGAAGGCAAGCTACTTTCGGAGCTGGGTTGGCGTCAATTCGAGCACCTCATCGCCGAACTTCTGGAAACCCACGGGTGGAATGTCACCCTGATGCAGGGATCGAGAGATGGCGGCATTGACGTGCTCGCAGAACGAGTAGACCCCATCCTCGGCGCTCTTAAAGCCATTTGGCAAGCCAAGAAGTACTCGACGAATCGGAAGGTACAGCTTAGTCACCTGCGAGAACTCTCAGCGGTTGTCGAACGTGATCGTGTTACCAAGGGCATCATCGTT is part of the Candidatus Manganitrophus noduliformans genome and harbors:
- a CDS encoding AbiV family abortive infection protein, with the protein product MKKKLDAYRSRLTPGQIADGMNAAARNARRLSEDAESLVSIGRFPTAASVAALSIEEAGKVSILRELALARTDADALEVWKRYRSHTSKNIAWLLPQLAAAGARRLDDLRPLFDETSDHPFVLDNLKQLGFYTDCLGNAHWALPWEVIDEGLARMLVQIAKALAGKDQHTAREIALWMEHIGPVWKKDPAWMKQALVNWYGAMQAEGLATDGPNAMEQFIRYGVQEKGV
- a CDS encoding restriction endonuclease; the protein is MPTVTAQFLRDLVSEGIAASISMHRASREANADDYVRPEDEEPTDDEIDDFLFSNPLLDGETVSHLTDPGLLGFFASTAVASDDWLFEFREHIASWADTQEWQAADLVFYHAIDHVNPPTPDREVWTPNSALVPAAVFLANSPSHLLLADKLLREGKLLSELGWRQFEHLIAELLETHGWNVTLMQGSRDGGIDVLAERVDPILGALKAIWQAKKYSTNRKVQLSHLRELSAVVERDRVTKGIIVTTSTFTRGAIEWVQRDTYRLDAKDGQYVERWVRRRLYET